One genomic region from Pseudomonas hormoni encodes:
- a CDS encoding translocation/assembly module TamB domain-containing protein produces MKRGLKVTLLAILALLMLALLTVTAVLGTATGSRWALGFVPGLTVENFQGRLGGQWSADHLVWQQDTSRVELDKVIFAWSPLCLTRMTLCIEQLKADQVSLQFPPGTEEDSSGPITLPDLKLPLAIELGDVQVGSLLFNGSEELKGLQLAAHWTEQGLQIDSVQLQRDDLSLNLSGLLQPSGNWPLKAEGKLTLPAPGPWALALKVDGDLLKTLKLKADSSGYLNGQLTGELQPLVDNLPAKVRITADGFKPSADLPDTLQLNQVELTGDGDLKNGYQVRGNATLPAEQGPVALLLQGKVDANGAQIAALDLTANDKQSLKLTGVLDWSKGLNATAKVDWLDFPWHRLYPLIDEPEVALRSFNGEISYTDGKYLGNFKAALDGPAGAFSLSSPFAGDLTKIYLQQIQLEAGQGKAEGHLNLQFADGIAWDTALDLSAINPAYWVAELPGTLAGPLRSKGEMKNEKLSLSADLDLKGKLRGQPAVLQAKADGAGELWNLSALQIRLGDNSITGKGSLQQKLAGQIDIKLPRLAQLWPQLRGQLNGRVDVAGTLKAPQGKLGLQGTQLAFEDNRLQSLNLDATLDSAQRAKIDLKGSGIQAGDTSLGTLTASGSGDIKNQKLALDLQGPQLKLALGFDGALDKGNWRGRLASGDIQAGGQDWKLQGPAKLERLADGKINFGAHCWMSGPASLCGEDQRLMPEPKLRYHLKQFPIDSLAQWLPKDFAWKGRLNADLQLDLPASGPNGQISLDASGGTLRIKDKDQWLDFPYQTLKLTSKLTPKRIDTDLNFVGGKLGELSVQAQINPLPKNKPLTGSFRLNGLDLSVARPFVPMVEKLSGRLNGSGTIAGTLMAPLVNGNLLLSDGEVSGPELPMEIEALQLQAVIAGETVQLNGGWKSGKSGQGSLNGNIGWGQALVVDLALKGTQLPVTVEPYAKLEVAPDLKISMKGDELAIAGKVLVPRGEITVRELPPSTVKVSDDTVIIGQQTEEGKPPLAMKMDIDVAVGEDKLSFAGFGLTANLQGHVHIGDNMDTRGELWLNDGRYRAYGQRLTVRRARLLFAGPIDQPYLDIEAIRQTDDVIAGIRLSGSAEQPTTQIFSEPAMSQEQALSYLVLGRPLSTTGEDNNMLAQAALGLGLMGSSGVTGKLASDLGIQDFQLDTEGSGNTTSVVASGNLSEKLSLRYGVGVFEPANTIALRYKLSKKVYLEAAGGVASSLDIFYKRDF; encoded by the coding sequence GTGAAGCGTGGTTTGAAAGTAACGCTGCTGGCGATTCTGGCGCTGCTGATGCTGGCGCTGCTGACCGTGACCGCGGTGCTGGGCACGGCGACCGGCAGCCGCTGGGCGCTCGGCTTTGTGCCGGGTCTGACCGTCGAGAATTTTCAGGGCCGTCTGGGCGGGCAGTGGAGCGCCGACCATTTGGTCTGGCAGCAAGACACCAGCCGGGTCGAGCTGGATAAAGTGATTTTCGCCTGGTCGCCGTTGTGCCTGACGCGCATGACGTTGTGTATCGAGCAGTTGAAGGCCGATCAGGTCAGCCTGCAATTCCCGCCGGGCACCGAAGAAGACAGCAGCGGACCGATTACGCTGCCGGACCTGAAGTTGCCATTGGCGATCGAACTGGGCGACGTGCAGGTCGGCAGTCTGCTGTTCAACGGCAGCGAAGAACTCAAAGGCCTGCAACTGGCGGCGCACTGGACCGAACAGGGGTTGCAGATCGACTCCGTGCAGCTGCAACGCGACGACCTGAGCCTGAATCTGTCGGGTCTGCTGCAACCGAGCGGCAACTGGCCGCTCAAGGCCGAGGGCAAACTGACCCTGCCGGCCCCGGGACCTTGGGCGCTGGCGCTGAAGGTTGACGGCGATCTGCTGAAAACCCTGAAGTTGAAAGCCGACAGCAGCGGCTACCTGAACGGCCAACTGACCGGCGAGTTGCAGCCGCTGGTGGACAACCTGCCGGCCAAGGTGCGGATCACGGCTGACGGCTTCAAGCCGAGCGCTGATCTGCCGGATACGCTGCAACTCAATCAAGTGGAGCTAACCGGCGACGGCGACCTGAAAAACGGCTATCAGGTGCGCGGCAACGCCACGTTGCCCGCCGAGCAAGGCCCGGTTGCGTTATTGCTGCAAGGCAAGGTCGACGCCAACGGCGCGCAGATCGCCGCGCTGGACCTGACCGCCAACGACAAGCAAAGCCTCAAACTCACTGGCGTTCTGGACTGGAGCAAAGGCCTGAACGCCACGGCGAAAGTCGACTGGCTGGATTTCCCCTGGCACCGGCTCTATCCGCTGATCGACGAGCCGGAAGTGGCCTTGCGCAGCTTCAACGGTGAAATCTCGTATACCGACGGCAAATACCTCGGCAACTTCAAAGCCGCGCTGGATGGCCCGGCCGGAGCGTTCAGCCTGAGCAGCCCGTTCGCCGGTGACCTGACGAAAATCTACCTGCAACAAATCCAGCTCGAAGCCGGGCAGGGCAAGGCCGAGGGGCACCTGAACCTGCAATTTGCCGACGGCATTGCCTGGGACACTGCGCTCGACCTTTCGGCGATCAACCCGGCGTATTGGGTCGCGGAATTGCCGGGCACCCTGGCCGGACCGTTGCGCAGCAAAGGCGAGATGAAGAATGAAAAACTCAGCCTGAGCGCGGACCTGGATTTGAAGGGCAAGTTGCGTGGCCAACCGGCCGTTCTGCAAGCCAAGGCCGATGGCGCCGGTGAGCTATGGAACCTCAGTGCGCTGCAAATCCGTCTGGGTGATAACAGCATCACCGGCAAGGGCAGCCTGCAACAGAAACTCGCCGGCCAGATCGACATCAAGCTGCCGCGTCTGGCACAGCTCTGGCCGCAATTGCGTGGTCAGCTCAACGGCCGCGTCGATGTCGCCGGCACGCTCAAGGCGCCACAAGGCAAGCTCGGGTTGCAGGGCACGCAATTGGCTTTCGAAGACAATCGCCTGCAGAGCCTGAACCTCGACGCCACCCTCGACAGCGCGCAACGGGCGAAAATCGACCTCAAGGGCAGCGGCATTCAGGCCGGCGACACCTCGCTGGGCACGCTGACCGCCAGCGGCAGCGGCGATATCAAAAACCAGAAACTGGCGCTTGATCTGCAAGGCCCGCAGCTGAAACTGGCCCTTGGCTTCGACGGTGCGTTGGACAAAGGCAACTGGCGCGGGCGCCTGGCCAGTGGCGATATCCAGGCCGGCGGTCAGGACTGGAAGCTGCAAGGTCCGGCGAAACTCGAGCGGCTGGCGGACGGCAAAATCAACTTCGGCGCCCATTGCTGGATGTCCGGGCCGGCCAGCCTGTGCGGTGAAGACCAGCGCCTGATGCCGGAGCCGAAGCTGCGTTACCACCTCAAGCAATTCCCGATCGACAGCCTGGCGCAGTGGCTACCCAAGGATTTCGCCTGGAAGGGCCGGCTCAACGCCGACCTGCAACTGGACCTGCCGGCCAGCGGTCCGAACGGCCAGATCAGCCTCGATGCCAGCGGCGGCACCTTGCGCATCAAGGATAAGGATCAGTGGCTGGATTTCCCGTACCAGACCCTGAAACTCACCAGCAAACTCACGCCCAAGCGCATCGACACCGACCTCAATTTCGTCGGCGGCAAGCTCGGCGAATTGAGTGTGCAGGCGCAGATCAATCCGCTGCCGAAGAACAAACCGCTGACTGGCTCGTTCCGTCTCAATGGCCTCGATTTGTCCGTGGCGCGACCATTTGTGCCGATGGTCGAGAAACTGAGCGGACGCCTGAATGGCAGCGGCACGATCGCAGGCACGCTGATGGCGCCTCTGGTAAACGGCAACCTGCTGCTCAGCGACGGTGAAGTCTCCGGGCCTGAGCTACCGATGGAAATCGAAGCCTTGCAGCTTCAAGCGGTGATCGCCGGTGAAACCGTGCAATTGAACGGTGGCTGGAAAAGCGGCAAGAGCGGGCAGGGCAGCCTGAACGGCAATATCGGCTGGGGTCAGGCACTGGTGGTAGATCTGGCGCTCAAGGGCACGCAATTGCCGGTCACCGTCGAGCCGTACGCCAAGCTGGAAGTGGCGCCGGACCTGAAGATCTCGATGAAAGGTGACGAGCTGGCCATCGCCGGCAAAGTGCTGGTGCCCAGAGGTGAAATCACCGTGCGCGAGTTGCCGCCGTCGACGGTCAAGGTGTCCGATGACACGGTGATCATCGGTCAGCAAACCGAAGAGGGCAAACCGCCGCTGGCGATGAAAATGGACATCGACGTGGCGGTCGGCGAGGACAAACTGAGCTTCGCCGGGTTTGGCCTCACCGCCAACCTGCAAGGGCATGTGCACATCGGCGACAACATGGACACCCGCGGCGAGCTGTGGCTCAACGACGGGCGTTATCGCGCTTACGGCCAGCGGTTGACGGTGCGCCGGGCGCGCTTGCTGTTTGCCGGCCCGATCGATCAGCCGTATCTGGACATCGAGGCGATTCGCCAGACCGACGACGTCATTGCTGGTATTCGCCTGAGCGGCAGCGCCGAGCAGCCGACCACGCAGATTTTCTCCGAACCGGCGATGAGTCAGGAACAGGCTTTGTCCTATCTGGTGCTGGGGCGTCCGCTGAGC
- a CDS encoding autotransporter assembly complex protein TamA has product MKFPGRITSGVLMLITSCAALAQSELDVRIKPSNDELKANIEGYIGSLGDRDEEALLRFSRGAEEQARKAAQALGYYQPQIDTDVKGGKTPRLVMNIDPGEPVHLRNVTIRIDGPAASLKSFRVPKSDALKTGAVLNHGRYEDAKRLIQNQASRFGFFSGYFTRQKLSVDPRAGVADIELIYESGPRYALGKVSFEGDTPFDEELLQRMVPFKAGAPYDSELIAELNQNLQSSGYFEGVRVDAAPTASKNDVIPVDVKLETRKPRTMGLGLGFSTDVGPRVKANWTRHWVNPQGHSYGWETEVSAPRQNVGLFYDIPLDPPLTDKLRFAGGYQSEEIADKDSLSKLLTLGPEWHSKLPSGWQRVVSLKWQREEYRLGDDSGLSTLLMPGVSYSYLKSDNRIDPHNGYRLQFETKVAKEGLGSDTNLVYGTALVKGLTTVFDKHRFLGRVQVGGSATNGYKSVPPSLRFFAGGDQSVRGYDYQSLSPENSDGDRIGGRYMIAGSVEYQYSIAEKWRVATFIDQGNSFNKLELPDLKTGVGIGVRWVSPVGPIRLDLAHAMDDDGGIRLHFSMGPEL; this is encoded by the coding sequence ATGAAGTTTCCAGGAAGAATTACCAGCGGCGTGCTGATGCTGATCACCAGCTGCGCGGCGCTGGCGCAAAGTGAATTGGATGTGCGGATCAAACCGTCCAACGACGAACTGAAGGCCAATATAGAAGGCTATATCGGCAGCCTCGGCGATCGTGACGAAGAAGCCTTGTTGCGCTTCAGTCGTGGCGCCGAAGAGCAAGCGCGCAAGGCCGCCCAGGCCTTGGGTTATTACCAGCCGCAAATCGACACGGACGTGAAGGGCGGCAAGACGCCACGCCTGGTCATGAACATCGATCCCGGCGAGCCGGTGCATTTGCGCAATGTCACTATTCGCATCGACGGTCCGGCCGCGTCCCTCAAATCCTTTCGTGTACCAAAAAGCGACGCGCTGAAAACCGGCGCGGTGCTCAATCATGGCCGCTACGAAGACGCCAAGCGGCTGATCCAGAACCAGGCTTCGCGGTTCGGTTTTTTCAGTGGCTACTTCACTCGGCAGAAACTGTCAGTCGACCCGCGAGCGGGTGTTGCCGACATCGAACTGATCTATGAAAGCGGCCCGCGTTACGCCCTCGGCAAGGTCAGTTTCGAAGGCGATACGCCGTTCGACGAAGAATTGCTGCAACGTATGGTGCCGTTCAAGGCGGGTGCGCCTTATGACTCCGAACTGATTGCCGAACTGAATCAGAATCTGCAATCGAGCGGCTATTTCGAAGGCGTGCGCGTTGATGCCGCGCCAACGGCGTCCAAGAACGACGTGATCCCGGTGGACGTCAAACTTGAAACCCGCAAGCCACGGACGATGGGCCTCGGTCTGGGTTTTTCCACCGACGTCGGCCCTCGGGTCAAGGCCAACTGGACCCGGCACTGGGTCAACCCCCAGGGCCACAGCTATGGCTGGGAAACCGAAGTCTCCGCGCCACGGCAGAACGTCGGGCTGTTCTACGACATTCCGCTCGACCCGCCGCTGACCGACAAGCTGCGCTTCGCCGGTGGCTATCAAAGTGAAGAAATTGCCGACAAGGACAGCCTGAGCAAGTTGCTGACCCTCGGACCCGAGTGGCACAGCAAGTTGCCCAGCGGCTGGCAGCGGGTGGTGTCGCTGAAATGGCAGCGCGAAGAATATCGACTTGGCGACGACTCGGGCCTGAGCACTTTACTGATGCCGGGCGTGAGCTATTCGTACCTAAAAAGCGACAACCGCATCGACCCGCACAACGGCTATCGCCTGCAATTCGAAACCAAAGTCGCCAAGGAAGGATTGGGTTCCGACACCAACCTGGTTTACGGCACGGCGCTGGTCAAAGGCTTGACCACGGTGTTCGATAAACACCGTTTCCTCGGTCGGGTGCAGGTGGGCGGCAGCGCCACCAACGGCTACAAATCGGTGCCACCGTCGCTGCGCTTCTTCGCCGGTGGCGATCAGAGCGTGCGCGGTTATGACTATCAGAGCCTGTCCCCGGAAAACTCCGATGGCGACCGCATCGGTGGTCGCTACATGATTGCCGGCAGTGTCGAATATCAATATTCCATCGCCGAAAAATGGCGGGTTGCGACCTTCATTGACCAAGGCAACTCCTTCAACAAACTCGAACTGCCCGACCTCAAGACCGGCGTCGGTATCGGTGTGCGCTGGGTGTCACCGGTGGGGCCGATTCGCCTCGACCTGGCCCACGCGATGGACGATGACGGCGGCATTCGACTGCACTTTTCCATGGGGCCTGAGCTGTGA
- a CDS encoding GNAT family N-acetyltransferase, translated as MPETSTAIADIHMLDSGYSREARSLLYQAYRHEPTFGYLFEAERPGYEQRVRATVRELVKQHFLQDLPAIGLLVNDRLIGIALIAPPQRRLGITESWAWRLRMVLSTGFRCTRRYLEYHDAVMACVPSDSVHLLPLLGIHPQFQGKHFGEQLLQAVHNWCAVDEHSEGVVLDTGNPRYLEFYKRQGYEEIGEVAVGPIREHVFFHANPQVLQTASA; from the coding sequence ATGCCCGAAACCTCGACCGCCATCGCCGATATCCACATGCTCGACAGCGGCTATTCCCGCGAAGCCCGTTCCCTGTTGTACCAGGCTTACCGGCACGAACCGACCTTCGGCTACCTTTTCGAAGCCGAGCGTCCCGGTTATGAACAACGGGTCCGCGCCACCGTGCGCGAACTGGTCAAACAACACTTTCTTCAGGACTTGCCGGCCATCGGCCTGTTGGTCAACGACCGTCTGATCGGCATCGCCCTGATCGCGCCGCCGCAACGACGCCTGGGCATTACCGAAAGCTGGGCCTGGCGCCTGCGGATGGTGCTCAGCACCGGGTTTCGCTGCACGCGCCGCTACCTCGAGTACCACGATGCGGTGATGGCGTGCGTGCCGTCTGACTCGGTGCACTTGCTGCCGTTGCTGGGGATTCATCCGCAATTCCAGGGCAAGCACTTCGGCGAGCAGCTGTTGCAAGCCGTGCACAACTGGTGCGCGGTCGATGAGCACTCTGAAGGTGTGGTGCTCGATACCGGGAACCCGCGTTATCTGGAGTTCTACAAGCGTCAGGGTTATGAAGAAATCGGTGAGGTTGCCGTAGGACCGATCCGCGAACACGTGTTTTTCCATGCCAATCCGCAGGTGCTGCAAACCGCTTCGGCATAA